The genomic interval AAAAAGCTAAAACCAGAATAGGCAGATACATAAACCCAAACATGACCAGGGAGAATAACGCCTGCCAGGAGAGGGGAAGTTTGGAAGAAGGGCGAGGGGGAGGCATGGTGGAGAGGGATGAGGGATGAGGGAGGAAGGAGGAAGGCTTTTAGCCTTTAGCGTTTATCCTTTGCTAAACTCCGGTGGCGCTTCTGTCGCCGTATTTGATCAGGAGGGCGATCGCGATGCTAACTGCCAGAATCATTAACATGCTGAGGGCGGAACCAAAGCCCCAATTCTGAGTTGCACCAAGAAACTGGTTATAAATAAGCCGGGCAGCTGTCATGCTGGAGGCACCCCCCAACAGTTCGGGATCAACAAAGTCTCCCAACCCAGTGATAAATACTAACAGGGAACCAGCGGCAATTCCTGGTAGGGTTTGGGGAACGGTCACCTTCCAGAAAACCTGCTGGGGATTGGCTCCTAAATCAGCCGCTGCTTCCAGCAATCGTTGGTCTAGCTTCTCTAACGAAGCATAAAGAATTAACACCATGTAGGGCAGCAGGCTGTAGCTCATGCCAATAAAAACCGCAGGGGGACGGTTCAGGATGTCCAGGGGAGGCAACCCAAAGCTTGCTAATAAGCTGTTAAGAACTCCTGTAGGGCGCAGGATGGTGATCCAGGCGTAGGAGCGTAACAGGGAAGATGTCCACAGGGGAAGCACAAATCCTACCAGAACTAAATTTCGCCAGCGTTTAGGAACAATTAGGGCAATCCAGTAGGCAACTGGAAAACCTAAAATCAGACAAATTATTGTGGTGCCGATCGCAAAGATGAGCGATCGAATCATCACCTGGAGATAAATCGGCTGAAAAATCAGAGCATAGTTCTCCAGACTAGAAGGATTAACCACTTCTCCTGGGCGAATGCCTGGAACCAGGCTCAACTCAAAAATCAGCAGCGTGGGAATCACCAGCAACAGCCCCAACCAAACCCCTGCGGGTCCTAGTAAGGCGAGGGGTTCAAGCCAGCGGGGGAGTTCAATTGGAGGATTTTGAGATTTAGGAGTAGTAGAAGCCTGGGCCATGGTGAATCGGGGGTTAGGTGTCAGGTGTCAGGGGCTAGGGACTGGGGTACAGTTGTTAGTCACCAGTTGTCAGTTGCCAGTCGTTGATTTAATTCAAAATTTATAACTTAAAACTCATAACTCTCTTACTCCTCACTCCTCATCCCTTTTAGCTGCTTGTCAGCTGGGTCCAGAACTTATCGTAAAGCTCGGTAATGGTCTGGTTGACCGGCGCGATTCCTTCTGATTTTTCCAGGAGGGATTCCGGTGGGAAAAGGGTGGGGTTATCCCGCAGAGGAGCGGGAAGCTGGTCGTAGGCAGCCTTATTTGGGGTGGCAAAAAGCAACCTCTGGGTCACCTGAGCCGCTACGGCTGGTTGCAGCATGTAGTTGATCCAGGCATAGGCGGCATCCGGATTAGGAGCAGTTTTAGGAATCACCATCGTATCGCTCCAGAGAGAGGTGCCACTCTCTGGAATTACATACTTGAATTTGGCATCCTGCTGGGCAACCAGCATGGCATCAACGGAGTAGCCCATTGATAGCAATAAATCCCCAGCGACAAGCTGATCACGCCATGCGTCAGTTGTGAAGGTGGCGATCGCAGGTTTCAAAAGGGTCAATTTTTCGTATGCCTGGCGAATTTCCTGGGGGTCGGTGGAGTTGTAGGAATGCCCCAAAGATTTTAATACCCCTCCCATCACCTCCCTCACATCATTGAGTAAGGTAAATCGGCGAGAAAGCTGGCTCTGATTGTTCCACAGATAACTCCAATCTTGCGGTGAGGGGCTTAACTTCTCACTGTTATAGATAAAGCCGGTGGTGCCCCAACTAACCGGGATACTGTAGAGATTGCCAGAATCATGCACAGATTTTTGAAATTTTGGCAGGATGTTCTCCAACCCCATCAGGCGGGAATGGTCAAGTGACTGCAACAGCTTCATTTGAACCATCTTGGTCACACTATAGTCGGAAGGATAGATCACACTATAAATCCTCCCCTTGCCCGCCTGAAACGTCGCTAACATCGTTTCATTAGAGTCAAAAATATCCGCAATTACCTTAATCCCGGTTTGGGCTGTGAATCCCTCCAACAAAGCATCATCCACATAGTTTGACCAGGTATAGATGTGTAGCTGATCTCCGGTAACGGGTTTTTTTTGAACGGGATGCACCTCTGCCAGAGTCCAACCGCAGCCTGAAAGGGACAACCCTGACAGTGCCGCTGCTGAAGCCTGCAAAAACCTGCGTCGGGATAGGGGGGAAGAAGGGGGAAGAGGGGCAGACACGGGGGGCAAAGGATAAGGGATAAAGGATGAAGGATAAAAAAGAGGGATGAGGGATGAGGGATGAGGAATTGTAAATTAGGAGTTTTGGAGGGGGGGTAGGGGCGTTGGGTGTTGGATGTTGGGTGTGGTACCTACCACCTACCACGTACCACCTACCACCTCTTTCTAAACAGGAATTGCCAGACAATCATTGAATGCCCAGGAGACATAGATTGGAGTGTGCGCATCAGGGAGCTGATCGGTCGCATTCGGTTGCATGACGGTCAGCCGATCGCCGGAGTCTAGCTCTACCAGGCAATGGACATGGGTCCCCAGGTACATGATGTTCAACAAACGCCCTGCAAACCAGTTGACATAGTCTGCTGGCTGAGAGAGGCTAACCTGAATTTTTTCTGGACGTACACAAACCACAATTAACCCGGAAAGGGTGTTGCCAGATTCAGGGGGTTTCACCTTCATCTTGAGTCCCCTTTCGGTGGTGACCCACAGCATTTCCGGGTGCGTCCCCTCCACTTTGCCGGAGAATAGGTTGGTGTCTCCAATGAAATCTGCCACAAAAGAGGTGAGGGGTTGCTCGTAGATTCGATTGGGGGTGTCGATTTGTTCAACTTTGCCCTGGTTCATCACGGCGATGCGATCGGAGAGGCTGAGAGCTTCTTCCTGGTCATGGGTCACCATGACAAAGGTTAGACCCAACTCCCGGTGCAAGTTCGACAGTTCCACCTGCATTTCCTTTCGGAGCTTCAAATCCAACGCGCCCAGCGGTTCATCCAACAGCAAGACGGCTGGACGATTCACCAACGCCCGCGCCAGAGCAACCCGCTGTTGTTGCCCACCAGAGAGTTGGGCCGGAAACCGATTGGCAAAAGCTTCCATTTTGACCAGCTTCAGCGCTTCTTTGACGCGATCTTCTATTTCTGCCCGACCTCGTTTCTTGAGGCGCAACCCAAAGGCAATATTTTCACTCACCGTTAGATGATTGAACAGGGCGTAGCTCTGAAATACGGTATTAACTGGACGGCGGTAGGGAGGAACCTGGGTCATCAACTGTCCCCGAATCATGATTTCCCCAGCGGAGGGAGGATCAAATCCGGCAATTAGCCGCAATGTTGTCGTCTTGCCACATCCAGAGGGGCCCAAAATACTAAAAAACTCTCCTTGCAAAATACTGAGGTCAACCCCTCGGACAGCCGCTTCCCCATTAAAAACCTTGAACACCTTGCGGAGTTCAACATCAAACGCCCGTTCGGTTGATATTGAGTGCTGATTTTGAATCGTGGACTGAGACATAAGCGAGGATTCCTATGGCGAGCCTTGATCAGAACCCAACCTTGATGCACGGTTTCTTGCAAACCAGGGTTTAGACTGAAAAGTTGCTTTTCCAAGGGGAAATTCGGCTTCTGCAAGAAATATGATCTTCTGGTAGAGTGGCAAACTGGACATGGTTTATTTTATCCACCTAGTACCCATTCAGGAATGGGAGCAATTTTATCGGATTCAGGCGTCAGGTGTTTGACCCTCCGGTTTCTGTTCAGAAATTAACCCCTGTAACCCTTACCCTGTTACAGAAATCAGGGATCTTTGCTGCGGTTCGGTTCAAGAAAAAACTGTTGAAATAAAAATTTAACCAACGTGTTCGATATCAATGACCGTTACTCAAGATTGGTAAAACAGGTCTGAGGGACTAATCTGGATTTAGGTTTCCCCATTCGTTGCACAAAAGACCATCTTTGGATGTATGACGCCGATTCAGCCTTCTTCTATCTCTCATCAAGCCACGCCACGAACTGTTGGGCGACGGTATCAGTCGCTTGTTGTGATGTTGACGATTTCTCTCCTGTTACTAGGAGGGATTGTTGCCCGGTTGATCCACTTGCAACTGATAGAGGGTGAAAGAAATCGCCAATTAGCAGATAATAATCGCATTCGGCTGATTCCAAAGCAACCAGAAAGAGGCAAGATTCTCGATCGCAAGGGAAAACTCCTGGCGGTGAGTCGTCTTTCCCATTCGGTCTTTCTCTGGCCCCTGGCACGGAAGAAAACGGAGTGGACAACCACGTCAAAACGTCTCTCCCAAATCCTGAATATTCCAGAAACCGATATTCAGAAGCGGTTGGAACAGGCAGGCTATAATTCCCCTTTCCTGATTCGGATTGCCCGTAGCATCAGTCCGGTTCAGGTCACTGCATTGGCTGAATACAGCAACGAACTGGAAGGGGTTCAGGTTGAACCGGAGGCAGTGCGGTATTACCCCAATGGTGACCTGGCAGCCCATATTTTGGGCTATACGGGGGAGATGAGCGATCGGGATCTGGATCAGCACAAAGGCGAAGGATACCGTCTGGGGGATGTCATTGGTCAGATGGGAATTGAGTCTGCCTATGAAAAGTTGCTGCGGGGCGAATGGGGCGGGCAGCAGGTTGAAGTCGATGGGGCAGGGCAGGTTGTCAAAGTTCTGGGACGGAAACCGACCCGGGCTGGACAGGATGTAACTTTAACGCTGGATTTAGATTTGCAAAAGGCAGCAGAAGCAGCCCTGGGCGATCGCAAGGGGGCGATTGTGGCGATCGATCCTAACAATGGCGCAGTTCTGGCAATGGTCAGTCGCCCCGCTTTTGACCCCAATCTGTTTTCTGCTCGCATTAGCGATGCCCAGTGGAAACAATTGCAGAGCGAAGATCATCCCTTTGTGAATCGGGCGCTTCAGGGGTTTCCCCCGGCCAGTACCTTTAAGATTGTGACCACGACCGCAGGATTGGAATCTGGCAAATTTAGCCCTGATACGGTTTTACAGACCTACCCTTCAATTACGGTGGGTGGAATTGAGTTTGGCGACTGGAACCGGGCAGGATTCGGCCCCTTAGACTTTGTCGGTGCGATGGCATGGAGTAGTGATACGTTCTTCTACCAGATCGGGATGGGAGTTGGTGATAAAACGCTGATTCAATGGACTCGTCGCTATGGATTTGGGCATAAAACAGGCATCGAGCTGTCGGGAGAGGAATTTGCTGGCCTTGTGCCTGATGATGCCTGGAAACAAAAACAGCTTGGAGAAGGCTGGTTTCTGGGGGATACGGTCAATATGTCGATCGGACAGGGTTTTTTGCAAACTTCGCCGCTTCAGGTTGCAGTCATGTTTGCGGTGCCTGCCAATGGGGGCTATCGAGTTAAACCACACCTGCTGAAAGATAATGAGAGTTCCCAGAAATGGCGCGAGTCGCTAAATTTGAAACCGGAGACGGTGCGAATTTCACAGCAAGGTTTGCGGGCGGTTGTTTCGGGGGGTACAGGAACCGCAGTCAATAGTCCCAATCTTCCTCTGGTTGCCGGTAAGAGTGGTACAGCAGAAGACTTTGGGCGTAAAACTCACACCTGGTTTGGAGCCTATGCTCCGGCAGATAAGCCTCAGATTGTTGTGGTTGCCTTTGGGGAAAACTCAGGAGGTGGAGGTGGTTCGGTTGCGGCTCCAATGGTGCGTCAGGTTTTGGAAGCCTATTTCAATCCTAAGAAAAAGTCTACGCAACCCGCCGGAGTTGAGCATGTATTAACAGACTAAGGGACTCGATGGGAAATAGCATTCCGCTTTCATCCACCCCTCCACCCCCTTCAATCTGGGATTTCTGTTTGTACGCCCATCCCTGATTAGAAAATCGGGAGTGGGGAATCGGGAGTGGGGTTTTTAACGCCCTTGACTCCATCACTCCCTTTGCCGATCGGATACAAAAATGTGACCGCTTCAATGCGGAACCTCAACCTCAGCATTTAGCCTTTGGCAACCTCAGCATTTGGCTATGGGTCTTCTCTAGTTCTTCCCTACCTGGTTGTTAGTCTCAAATCACTGAGACAGTTTTATCAACCAAGGTACTGACCATGCGTTCTGCGATCGTTCAAACCACTCAAGCAAGAACCAGTCTACTGGCTGCAACTTTTCCACCTGCCCAAAAAGGGAAATGGGTTGCCTACTGGATCAAAATCAATGGCAGGTTGGTCTGCAAGTGGACAACCTGCTGAAAAGGCGATCGCCCGTCCTGGAGAAACCTTTTAACAGGATTTCGACATCAGCACGAACGCAATAGAGGGAAAAGTTAAGGCGATCGTACCCCCAAAACTCCCTAACTTTCCTGAATCGACGGTCACTCAAGCAAACCGTATAAATAGATTATCAAACCAAACAAAGCCCCCACTGAACTCTGCAAAGAAAACCATGCAAGTCACACCAACACACACCAACTCCTCAGTCCTATCGCAGCATAAGACCTGGAAAGAGTTAAACACCAGGTTCAAGAACTTCAAACAAGGCGTTGCTAAAGCTCTTTTGATGGGTAACGCAGATCCTCAAGTACACCAGTTTAGAAGTTGTAGAGACCTGTTTTGGTATACCTTTGATCCACGAACAGGACAAACGATTTATGCCGATTCTGAAGCGGAACTACGGCTTTGGATTGAGCAAAACTACTACGGCAGATAGCCGAAACTAAGCGTTTCCCTATCGCTTCATATATTTTTCACTTCTCGATTCGCCCTACTACCCACTGCTAATCAATCCCAATCCCCCAACGGAGAACTAACCATGCAACTTCGATATCGCGGTCAAGCTTACAACTTCCAATCTATGCCCAATCGCTCTAACCAAATTGCGGGCACCCTGCCTCGGAATCTTCAGTATCGTGGCAATGCTTACACCTTTCATATGGTAGAACCTCAGGGTTTACCTGCACCTCAGGCGATTAACTGGCGTTACGAAGTTCAATAGTTTCGAGACAAGCAACTCTCCTCCTAAGATGGATTACCTGGTAGACCCCCTACCAGGTTTTTTATTTGATACGCTGTTTCCAGATTTTTTTGATGGTACGATCGCCCATGCTCAACTGTTTCGTAATTTCTTGCACCCTCCACTTCTTTGTCTCTTCCCGCTCTGACCCTGGAAGAGATGTTTGTGCCCTTGAGAATTATCACCACCTTAAGGCAGACCCCAAGCTGACCCCCAAACAGTTTTTTGGGGGAAATTCAGCACATCGCTGGACTGCGGTTTTCAAAACCCCCAAGGTCTGTTCTGGCATTGAGGCTTAACATCCATCACAGTATTTAGATCAATTGTCGAACGCTCGATCGAAATGCTCTCAAGGTCGGACTGCGACCAACCGTAAGACTTCGCTCCACACATTCCGAGATTAAATCAACGATCGAAAGACTGGGAAACACTGAACTCGTTGGGGACGGTTGATACTTGCCAGCTTCCAGTACATTGATTTGCAACCTGCCGTTCTCAAATCGCCACAACTCAGCAACACCGAGGGCTGCGTAGGCATCGAGTTGAGTTTTGGAGGTAACATCGACTTCAATTGCTAAATCAGGAGGTGGATCAATACTTAAATCAACTCGTCGCCGCCCGCGCATCAGTTCGTGGTTTTTGATGTAGAAACACTGGTCTGGCTCAATGCCACTTTCCATCACCTCGTTCTTGAACTTAGTTGAGCCAAAACACTCACAATCGACTTCCAGTTCTTCCAGCAAAATTTTGACCATATCGCCGATCAGTCCTTTATCGACTTCGTGCTCCCGTGAGGGCATTCTGATCTCCAAAACGCCCCTGTAATAAGCAATGCGTGCAGCGCGATGGTCGCCTAGCTCTTCCAGAATGGCTTCAAACTTCTCCCAGTTGACATCTCGCACAACGAGGCGCTGTCCAGATGGAACACTAAGTTGTCTTAACTGGAGGGCGACCATAACCGGTGTTCCAAAACTCTTTCCCCATTCTGACACTTCCCTCCCTGGCACCGTTGACTGTTCCCCAAGACCTCGGAGGTTTTCAAAACCTCCGAGGTCTGTACCAAGGATCAACGTTGAAGCGAAAAAATCTGATCCACGGTTAGTTCCCAGGTTGGTATTGCATCAGATTGAAGGCGATTTGTACCTGTGAAAACCCTATCCTCATACTGACCATCGACCCACTGACAAACCGTGATCTGTCGCGTCTCTGGGTCAACAATCCAGTACTCTGCAATGCCCCTGGCGGCATATTCCGTGCGTTTGTGGCGATAATCACGGGCACGATTTGTAGCACCCGGACTTACCACTTCAATCACTATTGCGGGAGGTGGCATATCGCGAGTGAGGGTGTTACGAGTGCTTCCTCGCAACGCCGCTTTCGATTCCTCCGTATGAACCACTAAGTCAGGCAAACGGCATTTAGCTCGCCGTCCACTGACTTCGATTTCAAGATCTTTGTAAGTTAAGAAATCAAACGGAAATATCTTCAGCAATTCAACTAAGTAGGTGGGACTAATTAAATATAAAACTTGCGTAGGTTGGGTTGAGGCACGAAACCCAGCACCTGCATGGGTTACGCTACCGCTAACCCATCCTACGTTTGATTCCACCCAGCTACTTAGCAGCAATCGCGCAATGTCACAGTTTTCTGGACTTTCAGGTGGCATTTCAACTAACACCCCATCGACTAATTCGTAGTGGGTATCTGTGCCATCGTCATAGGCAAGATACTCTTCCATCGTCATCAGTTCTGGGGTTGCAGTCGTCTGGTTCATTGCCTTCCCTTGGAGACGCTATTGATATCATTATCAATCACAGCAGACTGAGTTGAATGTCTTCCGAGACTGATTTGGGTTTGCGGCGGGAGGTTTTGCGGGGAGGGATATCGACATGGGCAACGAACCAGGTGCGGAGTGCCTTTGCCTGTTCCAGGTCGAGGGAATCCAGATCGAGTGGGGATGGAAATAGGCTAAGGTCAGGTGTCTGCGCCCAGCCAACTTCACTGGAAATGAGATCGCTCCCAAACGGCAGCAAATTTTCTGGTAAGCGGGACAAAAACGGCACAATGTTCTCCTGGTTCAGAAATCTTTGTCGTTGCTGCTCTAGCTGTTGTACCCGCTGGCGTCTTGCTTTCTTGTAATTCAGGATGGGGGCAGGATACCCGTTTATCGGTGGGGGAGAACCCAGACATTCGGGTGGGAGGTTTTTCAATTCTGGTATCCAGCGCTTGATAAAGGCACCCTCTGGATCACAGCGATCGACCGCGGATTGTTCCGGGTTATAGATGCGAGTCCAGGTTTTATCGACACAGTGGGTAACACCCGCCTGCATCGCCCACTGGTAATGATCGATCGGACAATCACCATCAATTAAATGGCGCATAAAGTGCAATGCGCCGAACCGCCAATCCATTCCCAGCAAATTGCTCAAGAAACTCGCATAAAGGGCACGACTGCGAAAGTTAAGTTCTTTCCAACCACCAGTTGCCTGTAAACAGCGGGCGGCTGCATCTACAATGGGAAACCCGGTCTGACCCTGCTGCCACGCCTGGTAAAGCGTTTCATCAAAGCCCCAGCCCTCTGTATCGAACACACTGTAAAGGGAACGCAACTCTAGTTGGGGCAAATAGCGGAATCGCTGGGCAAACCCATTTCCCCAACGCAGACGGCTAATCAGTTGTTTACAACTCCGCTGGATTCGCTGGTCGGGCGATCGCTCCAATCGTCGGGCGGTCTGAAAGCATTCCCGAATGGAGATGGCACCGAATTTAATGTGGGGACTCAACCCCGTGGTTGCTTCAGCGCTGGGATAGGAAAGTTGCCAGTAATAGCGATCGCTTTTTTCCATCAAAAACTCTTGCAACAACTGCCGTGCTGCTTGGGTTCCCCCCGGTGGGATGGGCTTGTTATCCGAGTTCAATCCCAATTCTGCCAGGGTGGGTAGCGGTTCGCTGATCACCTCTGAGGGCACCTGCACCCGACCCGGAACGGGCACCGGGTCTGCGCCCATATCGGCATACCAGAGATCCCGATACTGGGGGTAGGGAATCAATTCGGGCGTTGTTGCCGATGGCTCGAACCAGCGAATTTTAAGGTTTTGCTCCGCCAGCTTCTGATTTAAACGAGCATCCCGCACACGCCCATAGATGCGCTCAAAGTCGATGTGGGCGTAGATACCCTCAGCCTGGGTTTCTTGAATCAGGGCAGGCAGCACATCCACCGGATCACCGGAACGGAGAATCAACCGTCCGCCCCGATCGCGCAAGTCTTGGTCTAGCGAACGCAGGCATTCCAGCATAAACGCCACCCTCGACACCGCTGTTTCAGGGTGGTGCAGCAGCGCTCGGTCGAAGACAAACACCGGAATCACAGATCCCCGCAACGCAGCCCGATAAAGCGGCGCGTGATCCGCGATTCGCAAGTCCCGACGAAACCAAACGATCGTGCAGTTCATTGGTTAGCAGGTGGTAGGTGGCAGGTGGTAGGTGGTAGGTGGCAGGTGTCAGATGTCAGGTGTCAGTCATCAATTAATACATATTCACTTTTCACTGATAACTTTTCACTGTTCCCCTATTCTTTATCCTTCATCCTTCATCCTTTATCCTTCATCCCCCATCTCTCATCCTTTCTTCGCGTCCCTTAACAGGCGCTTTACTGCATCCAGCAAATCTGGGGGATGGTACGGTTTTGTGATGTAGGCGTCTGCTCCCTGCTTCATGCCCCAATAGACATCAAATTCTTCGCTCTTGCTGGTACACATGACGACAGGAACGTGTTTTGCCTGGGCGTCATTTTTAATCCAGCGGCAGAGTTCATACCCATTTTTTCGGGGCATGACGATATCGGTTACAACCAAATCTGGGACGTTTGCCTTAATCTTTTCGATCGCTTCTTCGCCATCGACTGCCTCGACCACACTAAAGCCACTTCGTTTTAACTGTTCCGAGAGGAGTTCTCGTACAGTTGGGCTATCGTCAACAATTAGAACTGTACTCATACTCCCGATCGGCTCATCGATAGATACCCAATGATTTCAATTAACGCTGCTAACGATAAAATTGCTGTCTCTGAACGAGATAAACGAGATAGCTTGCTTAGTCTGGTTGTGCGAGGTTTCAGTCAGGGATTTAAGGCGATGCAATGGGTTAGAAGCAGCCGCAAGAAGTGCATATTGGCTTCTGACAGTTATCAATCTAATAACTTCAGGAATCCTATCACCCATCAGGACAACCAGAAAATGAGGTTTTTGCCGACTGACAATTACTTACTCAATTCTGCCCACATCTCATGATTAATTCTGCATTTTGCATTTTTATTCTCTATTTCCAGTTACGGCTGACTTGTTCCAGATGTTCCACTTCTGCCTGGGTCAAATTCCAACCCAGCGCGCCCGCATTTTGTTTTGCCTGGTCTGCTGTTTTTGCCCCAGGAATGGGAATCACACTACCCTGGGCAATGAGCCAATTAAGGGCTACCTGGGCAGGGGTGCGTTGGTATTTGTCCCCAATCTGACGCAGGGCATTAATTACAGGTGCAATTTTTTGTAAACCACGAGCACTAAAGCGGGGATCAATCCGCCGTGCCCCCTGAAGCGAAGGGGTGGAATCCGCAGTATACTTGCCAGTCAGCAACCCCTGTGCCAGCGGACTGTAGGCCAGCAGCGTCACGCCCAATTCACGGGCAGCATCCAGAATTCCCTTGGTTTCAATTTGACGCGTTAATAAGGAATAGCGAACCTGGTTCACAGCAAGAGGGATTCCTCTGGCTGCCAGAAATTTATGTGCCTGCCGCATTTGCTCTGCGGAATAGTTACTGACCCCTACCGTCTCAATTCTGCCTTTTTCTACCTCGTCTGCCAGGGCATTCATTAAGGTTTGTCGCCCGATCAAAAAGTCTAAGGGCCAGTGAACCTGGTAAAGGGCAACTTTGTTGACCTGCAAACGGTTGAGGCTATCGGTTAGTGCATCTGAAACGGCCTGGGCTGAAAATCGCCAGGGGTAGGGAAAATACTTGGTGGCAATTTGGACGGGACGATCGATTTCTTTCATAAACTGTCCCAGTAGCCTTTCGGATTCTCCGGGACCATAAATTTCAGCTGTGTCGAAGAAGTTGATGCCAGCATCTACAGATGCCCGGAAAGCTTCCCTAACCTGAGCAGCCCCGTAATCTTTGCCGTAGCTCCAGAACAATTTGTCTCCCCAAGCCCAGGTGCCAATGCCCAGGGGAGAAACTTTGGGGCCATTGGGTCCAAGTGCGATCGTGTCCACAACCATAAGTGAAACAAGCTAACTTTACAGATTTTAATATCTTCAATTTTAACGTCAGGCAGAGAGACGCAAAGCTTTATTCTGGTATGGCAGTCCCCAATCAGTTGTGAACGAGGCTTAAGCATTGAGCGGTCAGCAGTTGCGATCAACTTTTTGTTGATAGATCTGCTGCTATTTATGTTATGGCGTCCTAAATCCTTGAAAAGCCTTGCTAATGGCGATTCTGCCCTACCACCTACCACCTGCAACCTGCCACCTGCTATAAATTGTAGATTGCAGGTTGCAGGTGGCAGAAGCCCTTTCAGATAGGCCTTTCAGAAAATCATTTACCCTAGACGTAACGTTATGGAAACGAGTCACTTTTCTGATTCTCCCGTCGAACCAACCGCCGTCCTACCACGCATTAATCTTTTCACAATGCTGCGGTTGGGACTGTTTCAGTTGGGGCTGGGGATGATGTCAGTTCTCTTGTTTGGGCTGCTGAACCGGGTTTTGATCAAGGAACTGGGGGTGCCTGCCACGATCGCCAGTGTCGTGCTGGCAATTACCCTCCTGGTGTCACCGGCACGGGTCTGGTTTGGGCAATTGTCAGATACCCGACCGTTATGGAAACTGCATCGTACCGGATATGTTCTGGTTGGCGTTGTGGCTTTAGCCGTGCTTGCATTCCTCGCTGTCCAGGTTATGTGGCAGGTGGGCATCAGTTTGCAAACGAATGGCTGGAACTCATTGACCTACGCCTGGACTGCCTTACTCGCAACCACGTTTGGGCTGTATGGAATTGCGGTCAGTGCTTGTTCAACTCCTTTTGCGACACTGCTGGTTGATGTTACCGAAGAGGAAGACCGCTCCAAAATCGTTGGGGTGGACTGGGCAATGCTAATTGGCGGAACTATCATTGGCGGCATCACGATCGGGGTGATGCTAAAAAGGTTGGGAACTGACCCCTCCCTAGACCTATTACGGAGCAGTATCAATCAATTGTTTTTGATTTTGCCTGCGATCGTCGTTGTGCTGGCATTGGCTGCAACCTGGGGCGTCGAGAAAAAATATTCTCGCTATGCTCGCCGATCGCGCTTTGCTGACCTGAGTGAACGAATCACCCTGAGACGGGCATGGAACATTCTCACCGCCAGTCGGCAGACCCGTTTTTTCTTTACCTTTCTGCTGGCAATGACCCTGGGACTGTTTCTTCAAGACGCGGTTCTCGAACCTTACGGCGGTCAGGTATTTAAGATGCCCGCTGGCGCAACCGCCACCCTAAACGCCTTTTGGGGAACGGGCACCTTGATTGGGATTATTGGCGCAGGGTTTGCCCTGGCTCCCCGCATTGGCAAACGCCAGACTGCCAGGATTGGCTGCCAGGGAGTGGTCCTCTCACTGATTTTGGTGATTGCTGCTGGTTTCACCCAAAATCCCCAATTTCTTCAACTGACCCTGCTAATTTTTGGATTGGCGGCAGGTATCACCACCACTGGGGCAATTACCCTGATGATGGATTTGACCGCTGCCGAAACCGCAGGCACCTTTATTGGGGCGTGGGGCTTAGCCCAGGCGATTTCCCGTGGTTTGGCAACCATCATCGGCGGAACAACCCTGGATCTGGG from Kovacikia minuta CCNUW1 carries:
- a CDS encoding ABC transporter ATP-binding protein: MSQSTIQNQHSISTERAFDVELRKVFKVFNGEAAVRGVDLSILQGEFFSILGPSGCGKTTTLRLIAGFDPPSAGEIMIRGQLMTQVPPYRRPVNTVFQSYALFNHLTVSENIAFGLRLKKRGRAEIEDRVKEALKLVKMEAFANRFPAQLSGGQQQRVALARALVNRPAVLLLDEPLGALDLKLRKEMQVELSNLHRELGLTFVMVTHDQEEALSLSDRIAVMNQGKVEQIDTPNRIYEQPLTSFVADFIGDTNLFSGKVEGTHPEMLWVTTERGLKMKVKPPESGNTLSGLIVVCVRPEKIQVSLSQPADYVNWFAGRLLNIMYLGTHVHCLVELDSGDRLTVMQPNATDQLPDAHTPIYVSWAFNDCLAIPV
- the mrdA gene encoding penicillin-binding protein 2 — translated: MTPIQPSSISHQATPRTVGRRYQSLVVMLTISLLLLGGIVARLIHLQLIEGERNRQLADNNRIRLIPKQPERGKILDRKGKLLAVSRLSHSVFLWPLARKKTEWTTTSKRLSQILNIPETDIQKRLEQAGYNSPFLIRIARSISPVQVTALAEYSNELEGVQVEPEAVRYYPNGDLAAHILGYTGEMSDRDLDQHKGEGYRLGDVIGQMGIESAYEKLLRGEWGGQQVEVDGAGQVVKVLGRKPTRAGQDVTLTLDLDLQKAAEAALGDRKGAIVAIDPNNGAVLAMVSRPAFDPNLFSARISDAQWKQLQSEDHPFVNRALQGFPPASTFKIVTTTAGLESGKFSPDTVLQTYPSITVGGIEFGDWNRAGFGPLDFVGAMAWSSDTFFYQIGMGVGDKTLIQWTRRYGFGHKTGIELSGEEFAGLVPDDAWKQKQLGEGWFLGDTVNMSIGQGFLQTSPLQVAVMFAVPANGGYRVKPHLLKDNESSQKWRESLNLKPETVRISQQGLRAVVSGGTGTAVNSPNLPLVAGKSGTAEDFGRKTHTWFGAYAPADKPQIVVVAFGENSGGGGGSVAAPMVRQVLEAYFNPKKKSTQPAGVEHVLTD
- a CDS encoding Uma2 family endonuclease, whose product is MVALQLRQLSVPSGQRLVVRDVNWEKFEAILEELGDHRAARIAYYRGVLEIRMPSREHEVDKGLIGDMVKILLEELEVDCECFGSTKFKNEVMESGIEPDQCFYIKNHELMRGRRRVDLSIDPPPDLAIEVDVTSKTQLDAYAALGVAELWRFENGRLQINVLEAGKYQPSPTSSVFPSLSIVDLISECVERSLTVGRSPTLRAFRSSVRQLI
- a CDS encoding DUF4278 domain-containing protein, which codes for MQLRYRGQAYNFQSMPNRSNQIAGTLPRNLQYRGNAYTFHMVEPQGLPAPQAINWRYEVQ
- a CDS encoding ABC transporter permease is translated as MAQASTTPKSQNPPIELPRWLEPLALLGPAGVWLGLLLVIPTLLIFELSLVPGIRPGEVVNPSSLENYALIFQPIYLQVMIRSLIFAIGTTIICLILGFPVAYWIALIVPKRWRNLVLVGFVLPLWTSSLLRSYAWITILRPTGVLNSLLASFGLPPLDILNRPPAVFIGMSYSLLPYMVLILYASLEKLDQRLLEAAADLGANPQQVFWKVTVPQTLPGIAAGSLLVFITGLGDFVDPELLGGASSMTAARLIYNQFLGATQNWGFGSALSMLMILAVSIAIALLIKYGDRSATGV
- a CDS encoding ABC transporter substrate-binding protein is translated as MSAPLPPSSPLSRRRFLQASAAALSGLSLSGCGWTLAEVHPVQKKPVTGDQLHIYTWSNYVDDALLEGFTAQTGIKVIADIFDSNETMLATFQAGKGRIYSVIYPSDYSVTKMVQMKLLQSLDHSRLMGLENILPKFQKSVHDSGNLYSIPVSWGTTGFIYNSEKLSPSPQDWSYLWNNQSQLSRRFTLLNDVREVMGGVLKSLGHSYNSTDPQEIRQAYEKLTLLKPAIATFTTDAWRDQLVAGDLLLSMGYSVDAMLVAQQDAKFKYVIPESGTSLWSDTMVIPKTAPNPDAAYAWINYMLQPAVAAQVTQRLLFATPNKAAYDQLPAPLRDNPTLFPPESLLEKSEGIAPVNQTITELYDKFWTQLTSS